A section of the Paenibacillus aurantius genome encodes:
- a CDS encoding ROK family protein encodes MTILAGIDIGGTKCAVCLGRLTSDGVTVIGKQAYPTPSTPELAMQSFIQGLETLALQHGVERFASIGISCGGPLDSRRGRVLSPPNLPGWDDIDVITPLKERFGVPVAVQNDANAGALAEWKWGAGKGFSNVIFLTFGTGMGAGLILDGRLYSGTNDMAGEVGHMRLAEDGPVGFGKAGSFEGFCSGGGIAKLARSMAETKLAGGPGPLFCPTKEELDAITTLKVGQAAQQGDVMALEVFRIVGRQLGRGLALLVDILNPERIVIGSIYGRQQNLLEPVALEELRREALSHSTAVCEVVPAALQESIGDLACLSVALNVLNG; translated from the coding sequence ATGACCATCTTGGCGGGTATCGATATTGGAGGAACCAAATGCGCGGTCTGCCTGGGAAGGCTGACGAGTGATGGGGTTACGGTGATCGGTAAACAAGCGTATCCCACTCCCTCCACTCCCGAGTTGGCCATGCAGAGCTTCATCCAAGGCTTGGAAACACTGGCCCTGCAGCACGGCGTGGAACGCTTCGCCTCGATCGGCATCTCCTGCGGAGGCCCGCTCGACAGCCGGAGGGGACGCGTCCTGTCCCCTCCGAATCTTCCGGGCTGGGATGACATCGATGTCATCACTCCGTTGAAGGAACGCTTCGGTGTCCCCGTTGCCGTTCAGAACGATGCCAATGCCGGGGCCTTGGCCGAGTGGAAGTGGGGAGCGGGCAAGGGCTTTAGCAACGTCATTTTCCTGACATTCGGTACCGGCATGGGAGCCGGGCTGATTCTGGACGGCCGCCTGTACTCCGGCACGAATGATATGGCCGGTGAGGTAGGGCACATGCGTCTGGCGGAAGACGGGCCCGTGGGCTTCGGCAAGGCCGGCTCATTCGAAGGCTTCTGCAGCGGAGGAGGAATCGCGAAGCTGGCGCGTTCGATGGCCGAGACGAAGCTGGCCGGAGGGCCCGGGCCGCTTTTTTGTCCGACGAAGGAAGAACTGGACGCCATTACCACGCTGAAGGTGGGACAAGCCGCCCAGCAGGGGGACGTAATGGCTCTGGAGGTTTTCCGTATCGTAGGCCGTCAGCTCGGCCGGGGACTTGCCCTTCTGGTGGACATTCTGAATCCGGAGAGAATCGTGATCGGCAGCATTTACGGGCGGCAGCAGAATCTGCTGGAACCGGTCGCGCTGGAGGAGCTTCGCCGGGAAGCCTTGTCTCATTCGACGGCGGTCTGTGAGGTGGTTCCAGCCGCCTTGCAAGAGAGTATCGGGGATCTTGCCTGCTTATCGGTTGCTCTTAACGTCCTTAATGGTTAA
- a CDS encoding D-sedoheptulose-7-phosphate isomerase, translating into MDNVWTKLVRNYPELDVCLSDIQKAADTIIHTYRRGGMVLVCGNGGSAADSEHIVGELMKGFMLKRPVGADMREKLEDAFPGEGEALADNLQGALPAISLVSHTALATAFANDVAPDMVFAQQVFGYARPVDTVIGISTSGNSSNVVKALQVARSLGAATIGMTGGHGGRMKEICDTTICVPYDSTPDVQERHLPIYHAICIAVEEEFFES; encoded by the coding sequence ATGGATAACGTTTGGACGAAGCTGGTCCGCAACTATCCGGAGCTGGACGTTTGTTTGTCCGATATCCAAAAAGCGGCGGACACCATCATCCATACTTACCGCCGCGGCGGGATGGTGCTTGTCTGTGGGAACGGGGGAAGTGCCGCGGATAGCGAGCATATCGTCGGAGAACTGATGAAGGGCTTCATGCTGAAAAGACCGGTTGGAGCAGACATGCGGGAGAAGCTGGAGGACGCTTTCCCCGGTGAAGGCGAAGCGCTTGCCGATAACCTTCAAGGGGCTTTGCCCGCGATTTCCCTTGTCAGCCACACGGCGCTCGCCACGGCCTTTGCGAACGACGTAGCACCGGATATGGTTTTTGCGCAGCAGGTGTTCGGGTACGCCCGGCCTGTGGATACGGTCATCGGGATCAGCACCTCCGGCAATTCCTCCAATGTGGTGAAGGCGCTCCAGGTAGCGCGAAGCTTAGGAGCCGCTACGATAGGCATGACCGGAGGCCATGGCGGCCGGATGAAGGAAATCTGCGACACGACGATCTGCGTACCTTATGACAGCACACCGGATGTTCAAGAGCGCCACCTTCCTATCTATCATGCCATCTGCATCGCAGTAGAGGAGGAGTTTTTCGAATCATGA
- a CDS encoding DeoR/GlpR family DNA-binding transcription regulator, translated as MIVVQRRNKIKEILFQERSVKVSDLVKEFQVSEETIRRDLNRLEEEGLIVKNYGGAILADELQVAMTQIPPLKQRQFEHFEEKDAIGRKAAELVGEGQIVILDSGSTTWCAARHLKPIPQLMIITNGLNIAEECSTSDEASIYLIGGKLIKKSMSLVGPQAEVEMQKYNAHYVFLGTSGISMKKGFTSSDLYEAEIKRAMISTGQKVVILADHSKFHRQALLSFSSFADVDILITSDLTDPEILREIESFGVTVVAVPVKKNEMAE; from the coding sequence ATGATTGTCGTCCAAAGGCGCAACAAAATCAAAGAAATTTTGTTTCAAGAGCGCAGTGTCAAGGTTTCGGATCTCGTCAAAGAATTCCAAGTTTCCGAGGAAACGATCCGCCGGGATCTGAACCGCTTGGAAGAAGAAGGTTTGATCGTCAAAAATTACGGAGGAGCCATCCTTGCGGACGAGCTTCAAGTCGCGATGACCCAGATCCCCCCGCTCAAGCAGCGGCAATTCGAGCATTTTGAAGAGAAGGATGCCATTGGCCGCAAAGCGGCGGAGCTGGTAGGGGAGGGGCAAATCGTTATCCTCGATTCGGGCTCGACAACGTGGTGTGCGGCCCGGCATCTGAAACCGATCCCGCAGCTCATGATTATTACCAACGGATTAAATATAGCGGAGGAATGCAGCACATCCGATGAAGCCTCCATTTACCTGATCGGCGGGAAGCTGATCAAGAAATCCATGAGCCTCGTGGGCCCTCAGGCCGAGGTGGAGATGCAGAAGTACAATGCCCACTACGTGTTTCTGGGCACCTCCGGCATCTCCATGAAGAAAGGGTTCACCTCTTCCGATCTTTATGAAGCGGAGATCAAGCGTGCCATGATCTCTACAGGACAGAAGGTCGTGATTCTGGCGGACCACAGCAAATTCCATCGTCAGGCGCTGCTTTCCTTCAGCAGCTTTGCCGACGTGGATATTCTCATTACCAGTGATTTGACGGATCCCGAGATTCTAAGAGAGATTGAGAGTTTCGGAGTGACGGTAGTGGCCGTTCCGGTCAAGAAGAATGAAATGGCCGAATAA
- a CDS encoding four-carbon acid sugar kinase family protein gives MIGIAADDVTGANDIGIMYAKAGLVTDVYSYNGLEPLVMASHPDVLVLDTDSRFLPGKTAYELVYQAVKELEQAGCTRFYNKTCSVFRGNIGAEFDAMLDALGEDFAVVVLGFPKNGRTTIDGIHYVRGRKLEDSEFRNDPMHPMTQSNLAEILQAQTRRKVAVLSYETIRKGPVALREEIGRMRSQCSYLILDVENQQSLEVIAEAVEDERVLAGSSALAEELAKRLAVSGRQEGEQTFEPAPMRKETGILCTAGSLMPQTAEQIAFLQKEGNPSYKLDTRKLFDRLHREELIAWLTEAIVSDLLTGRDVLLYSANEPQEVALTKAEGAGRGLSSADVSRLVSTSLAEVTAQVLARTGQTRLLVAGGDTSASLCARLGIRGMRVWKEIEPGLPSCLSLTGGSPLLLVLKSGSFGKPDFFKQAYAHLKSN, from the coding sequence ATGATCGGCATAGCGGCTGATGACGTAACGGGGGCCAATGATATCGGCATCATGTATGCCAAGGCCGGCCTGGTGACGGACGTTTACTCGTACAATGGCCTAGAGCCTTTGGTAATGGCCTCTCACCCGGATGTTCTCGTGCTCGATACCGATTCCCGCTTCTTGCCGGGGAAGACGGCTTACGAGCTTGTCTACCAGGCTGTCAAAGAGCTGGAACAGGCCGGCTGCACCCGGTTCTACAACAAGACCTGTTCCGTTTTCCGCGGCAATATCGGAGCCGAGTTCGACGCCATGCTGGATGCGCTTGGGGAGGACTTCGCGGTAGTGGTGCTCGGCTTTCCCAAAAACGGAAGAACCACGATCGATGGTATCCATTATGTGCGGGGGCGGAAGCTGGAAGACTCCGAGTTCCGGAACGATCCCATGCATCCGATGACCCAATCGAATCTGGCGGAGATTCTCCAGGCGCAGACCCGCCGAAAGGTGGCGGTCCTTTCATATGAGACCATACGCAAAGGACCTGTCGCCCTTCGGGAGGAAATCGGCCGGATGCGGAGTCAGTGCTCTTATCTCATTCTCGATGTGGAGAATCAGCAGTCGCTGGAGGTTATTGCCGAAGCGGTGGAGGATGAAAGGGTCTTGGCTGGAAGCTCGGCCCTGGCCGAGGAGCTGGCTAAGAGGCTTGCGGTTTCCGGCCGGCAGGAGGGTGAGCAGACATTCGAACCGGCACCGATGCGGAAAGAGACAGGGATTCTTTGCACAGCCGGAAGCCTCATGCCCCAAACGGCGGAGCAGATTGCCTTTCTTCAGAAGGAAGGCAATCCGTCCTACAAGCTGGATACCAGGAAGCTGTTCGACCGGCTTCACCGGGAGGAATTGATCGCCTGGTTGACCGAAGCCATCGTTTCGGACCTGCTGACCGGCCGGGATGTGCTGCTGTACTCCGCGAACGAGCCGCAGGAAGTAGCCCTTACCAAAGCGGAAGGGGCCGGGAGAGGGCTTTCCTCAGCCGATGTTTCGCGCCTGGTGTCCACTTCCCTGGCCGAGGTGACGGCGCAAGTTCTGGCCCGGACCGGACAGACCCGCCTCCTGGTGGCGGGAGGAGATACGTCCGCCTCCCTGTGCGCCCGTCTCGGCATCCGGGGAATGAGGGTATGGAAGGAGATCGAGCCCGGTCTTCCCTCCTGTCTTTCCTTAACAGGCGGTTCTCCGCTTTTGCTAGTCTTGAAATCGGGAAGTTTCGGTAAACCGGACTTTTTCAAGCAGGCTTACGCGCATTTAAAGTCGAATTGA
- a CDS encoding class II aldolase/adducin family protein codes for MLKKEEAVRQLREVGRYMMDHELAWGNAGNISARTGEDRYVISASGTFLGELGEDDLVECSFHGGATLPGARKPSKEQPMHRAVYEARPDIHAVLHASPFYSTLFACSAAQVPSDLFVETMYYLEKTARVAYHHPGSEALGEAVREMAREADILLLENHGVLVYDSSIPEARMALQTLEMACRMLLTAKGCGIPLTPLPGETVRDFLDNAGYKPKRKWTS; via the coding sequence ATGCTGAAGAAGGAAGAGGCCGTCCGGCAGCTGAGGGAAGTCGGCCGCTATATGATGGACCATGAGCTGGCGTGGGGAAACGCGGGGAACATCAGCGCCCGGACAGGGGAAGACCGGTACGTCATTTCGGCAAGCGGCACCTTTCTCGGCGAGCTGGGGGAGGACGATCTTGTCGAGTGCTCCTTCCACGGGGGGGCGACTCTCCCCGGCGCCCGTAAGCCTTCTAAGGAGCAGCCGATGCACAGGGCGGTTTATGAAGCGCGGCCGGACATTCATGCCGTGCTTCATGCCTCCCCTTTTTACAGTACGCTGTTCGCCTGTTCGGCGGCCCAAGTCCCGTCGGATCTGTTCGTGGAAACCATGTATTATCTCGAGAAAACCGCGAGGGTAGCGTATCATCATCCCGGCTCCGAAGCTTTGGGTGAAGCCGTTCGGGAAATGGCGCGGGAAGCGGATATCCTTCTGCTGGAGAATCACGGGGTGCTCGTCTATGATTCGAGCATTCCGGAAGCAAGAATGGCTCTGCAGACGCTGGAAATGGCCTGCCGCATGCTCTTGACGGCCAAAGGCTGCGGCATACCGCTCACTCCGCTCCCCGGAGAAACCGTCCGCGATTTTCTCGATAACGCCGGCTACAAACCCAAAAGGAAGTGGACGTCATGA
- a CDS encoding alpha-mannosidase produces MPQKNNKPKLHMIGNAHLDPVWLWPWQEGFQETKATFRSALDRMKECDDFLFTSSSAASYEWVENNDPAMFQEIKERIAEGRWQIVGGWWIQPDCNLPSGESFVRQGLYGQRYFKEKFGVTAKVGYNVDSFGHFGMMPQILKKSGMDYYVMMRPMPNEKGLPGRLFQWESDDGSRVLTFRILFEYCTWGKDLEKHVRRCATELKAPFDELMCFYGVGNHGGGPTKENLESIRRMQNDPDLPELVFSQPNQFFEEVEGRELPFPVVHDDLQHHASGCYAAHSGVKQWNRKSENLMIAAEKYSSVAQWTTGQPYPVDFGRAWKNILFNQFHDILAGTSIESAYEDARNEYGEAMAIASRGLNYAVQSLSWNIGIEQEEGMKPFVVFNPHSWQSRVNVEVEVGGLKEEHVLVDEEGRAIPFQRVQPVATSNGRYRVSFLADLPPLGYRVYKMTLNPAATKPSATAIKANDYSMENERFRLEFDPKTGWISSLFDKKVNTEVLRGDGAKPVVIEDKTDTWSHNVFHFNNVIGAFTATSVKLVEHGPVKSVIRVTSEYGRSRLVQDFTMYRELDQIDVKAVVDWREQFKMLKLVFPVNLIFTRQSYEQPFGYIEREHNGEEEPGQTWVDYSGIVREGGTVYGLSLMNDSKYSYSIHNKELALTVLRSPIYAHHDPLVPDPDGHYSFIDQGIQHLNYSLFPHEGGWETAGTVKRAAELNQRPTVIIETYHEGELPQTDSFLSIDQDNIIMSALKQAEDNDDLILRCYETSKIATKAVIRLPKWNRTIEADFGPCEIKTFRIPKNLGLTVTETNLLEW; encoded by the coding sequence ATGCCGCAAAAGAACAACAAACCGAAGCTTCACATGATCGGGAACGCCCACCTCGATCCCGTCTGGTTGTGGCCCTGGCAGGAAGGCTTTCAGGAAACGAAGGCGACCTTCCGTTCGGCGCTGGACCGCATGAAGGAATGTGACGATTTCCTTTTCACTTCGAGCTCGGCCGCGAGCTACGAATGGGTGGAGAACAATGACCCAGCCATGTTCCAGGAGATCAAGGAGCGCATTGCCGAAGGCCGCTGGCAGATCGTCGGGGGTTGGTGGATCCAGCCGGATTGCAATCTGCCGAGCGGGGAGTCGTTCGTTCGCCAGGGCCTGTACGGGCAGCGTTATTTCAAGGAGAAGTTCGGAGTCACGGCTAAGGTCGGGTACAACGTAGACAGCTTCGGGCATTTTGGCATGATGCCGCAGATCCTGAAGAAGAGCGGAATGGATTACTACGTAATGATGCGTCCCATGCCGAATGAAAAAGGGCTGCCCGGCCGCCTGTTCCAATGGGAATCCGACGACGGCTCCCGCGTCCTTACGTTCCGGATCCTATTCGAGTACTGCACATGGGGCAAGGATCTTGAGAAGCATGTCCGCCGCTGCGCAACCGAGCTGAAGGCGCCGTTCGACGAGCTGATGTGTTTCTATGGCGTCGGCAACCATGGCGGCGGGCCCACGAAGGAGAACCTGGAGAGCATCCGGCGGATGCAGAACGATCCGGATCTGCCGGAACTGGTCTTCTCCCAGCCTAATCAGTTCTTCGAGGAAGTGGAAGGCCGCGAATTGCCGTTCCCGGTCGTGCATGACGACCTGCAGCATCACGCGAGCGGCTGTTATGCGGCACACTCCGGGGTAAAGCAGTGGAACCGCAAATCCGAGAACCTCATGATCGCCGCCGAGAAATATTCCTCGGTCGCCCAGTGGACCACGGGTCAGCCGTATCCGGTTGATTTCGGGCGGGCGTGGAAGAACATTCTGTTCAACCAGTTCCATGACATTCTGGCGGGAACGAGCATTGAGTCCGCATATGAGGATGCCCGCAATGAATACGGCGAGGCGATGGCGATTGCGTCCCGCGGCTTGAATTACGCCGTTCAGTCCCTCTCGTGGAACATCGGAATTGAGCAGGAAGAGGGCATGAAGCCGTTCGTGGTGTTCAACCCGCATTCCTGGCAAAGCCGGGTCAACGTAGAGGTGGAGGTAGGCGGATTGAAGGAAGAGCATGTGCTGGTCGACGAAGAAGGCCGTGCTATCCCCTTCCAGCGCGTCCAGCCCGTTGCCACGTCCAATGGACGATACCGCGTAAGCTTCCTGGCGGATCTGCCTCCCCTAGGGTACCGGGTGTACAAGATGACCTTAAATCCAGCGGCTACGAAGCCTTCCGCCACGGCCATCAAGGCCAACGATTATTCGATGGAGAACGAACGGTTCCGCCTTGAGTTTGATCCGAAGACAGGGTGGATCTCCTCTCTGTTCGACAAGAAGGTGAACACGGAGGTGCTCCGCGGGGACGGCGCCAAGCCGGTCGTCATCGAGGACAAGACGGATACGTGGAGCCACAACGTGTTCCATTTCAATAACGTTATCGGGGCCTTTACGGCAACCAGCGTGAAGCTGGTTGAGCATGGTCCGGTGAAATCCGTCATCCGCGTTACGAGCGAATACGGCCGGTCCCGGCTCGTTCAGGACTTCACGATGTACCGCGAGCTCGACCAGATCGACGTGAAGGCCGTCGTCGACTGGCGGGAACAGTTCAAGATGCTCAAGCTGGTATTCCCGGTTAACCTGATCTTCACCAGACAGTCCTACGAGCAGCCGTTCGGTTATATCGAGCGCGAACATAATGGGGAAGAAGAGCCGGGCCAAACCTGGGTCGATTATTCCGGGATTGTCCGGGAAGGCGGCACCGTGTACGGCTTGAGCCTCATGAACGATTCGAAATACAGCTACAGCATCCACAACAAGGAGCTCGCTCTGACGGTGCTAAGAAGCCCTATTTATGCGCATCACGATCCGCTGGTTCCGGACCCGGACGGTCACTATTCCTTCATTGACCAAGGCATCCAGCATTTGAACTATTCCCTTTTTCCGCATGAAGGCGGCTGGGAAACGGCAGGGACCGTGAAACGGGCGGCGGAGCTGAATCAGCGTCCGACGGTCATTATCGAGACTTATCATGAAGGTGAGCTGCCGCAAACGGACTCTTTCCTGTCCATCGACCAAGACAACATCATCATGAGCGCGCTTAAGCAGGCCGAGGACAATGATGACCTCATTCTTCGCTGCTACGAGACAAGCAAGATCGCGACGAAAGCCGTCATTCGCCTTCCCAAGTGGAACCGGACGATCGAAGCGGACTTCGGACCTTGCGAAATCAAGACCTTCCGCATTCCTAAGAATCTTGGCCTCACCGTAACGGAAACCAATCTGCTGGAGTGGTAA
- a CDS encoding MBL fold metallo-hydrolase — protein MGKPVKLFDRFYVISGDKLSHPWDASAYFIAGEDPTLIDCGSTKGYPALKENLEELGYRPGDIRRVLATHSHWDHLSAMALLKEESDAKLYIHEAAADAVEQGDPVRTAAFLYDETFPAVKADVKLEHGDRLEVGGYEIHVHHTPGHTPGCVSFWLEVGGMKLLIAGDTLWGGYHPRIGSSLEDWERSLDHLLTLDFDVMTTGHIPPTLVFDAKTKVEEARQQLGVYFNPWFKSFHLKFRY, from the coding sequence ATGGGGAAGCCGGTTAAGCTGTTTGACCGGTTCTATGTCATCTCGGGCGACAAGCTGTCCCATCCTTGGGATGCCAGCGCCTATTTTATAGCGGGAGAGGACCCTACGCTAATTGATTGCGGCAGCACGAAGGGATATCCGGCGCTTAAAGAGAATTTGGAGGAGCTCGGCTACCGGCCCGGCGACATCCGCCGGGTGCTTGCCACCCATTCGCATTGGGATCATCTATCCGCCATGGCCCTGCTGAAAGAGGAGAGCGACGCTAAGCTTTACATTCATGAAGCCGCGGCCGATGCCGTGGAGCAAGGAGACCCGGTTCGCACGGCGGCTTTCTTGTACGATGAGACCTTCCCGGCCGTCAAAGCGGATGTGAAGCTGGAGCACGGCGACCGGCTGGAGGTCGGAGGCTATGAGATCCACGTCCATCATACGCCGGGTCATACGCCGGGCTGCGTCTCCTTTTGGCTGGAGGTAGGCGGGATGAAACTGCTGATAGCAGGGGACACCCTCTGGGGAGGGTACCATCCCCGGATCGGCTCCTCCCTTGAGGATTGGGAGCGGTCGCTCGATCATTTGCTGACGTTGGATTTTGACGTGATGACAACCGGTCACATCCCGCCGACCCTTGTATTCGACGCGAAAACGAAGGTGGAGGAGGCCCGCCAGCAGCTCGGGGTGTATTTCAACCCTTGGTTCAAGTCCTTTCACTTGAAGTTCCGCTACTGA
- a CDS encoding class II fructose-bisphosphate aldolase, giving the protein MKLQNKPANVITLKKGLEQAEKEGYALGSFSPRYTPMIAAVLRAGQKANSPLIVQISSKELVRYGITPKEFADEFYSRIEAENITVPVVLHLDHTKDMAVIRDAIEAGFTSVMIDASEKELAANIADSKEAADYAHSKGVSVEAELGMIGTTDFVETDKDEELYTDPKEAEQFVRETNVDALAVSCGTAHGVYMVKQPKIDYERLQAIRSLTPVHLVLHGGSGVPADMMAKAIRLPGGGVSKVNIATDLELAFLGSLGREERMTNEECRNLPADQLEKGRAAVEATVLDKITNFLGSKNMADRFDF; this is encoded by the coding sequence ATGAAATTGCAGAATAAACCCGCCAACGTCATAACCCTCAAGAAAGGGTTGGAACAGGCCGAGAAGGAGGGATACGCCCTCGGTTCCTTTTCTCCCCGTTATACCCCTATGATTGCGGCTGTCCTGCGGGCCGGCCAGAAAGCGAACTCTCCCCTGATCGTTCAGATCTCCAGCAAGGAGCTGGTTCGGTACGGCATTACCCCGAAGGAGTTTGCCGATGAGTTCTACAGCCGCATAGAAGCCGAGAACATCACGGTTCCGGTTGTCCTTCATCTCGACCACACGAAGGACATGGCCGTCATCCGCGACGCTATCGAGGCTGGCTTCACCTCCGTTATGATCGATGCATCCGAGAAGGAGCTTGCGGCGAATATTGCCGATTCCAAGGAAGCAGCGGATTACGCCCACTCCAAGGGAGTTTCCGTCGAAGCGGAATTAGGCATGATCGGAACGACGGATTTCGTGGAGACGGACAAAGACGAGGAATTGTATACGGATCCGAAGGAAGCCGAGCAATTCGTAAGGGAAACGAACGTAGATGCCCTGGCCGTATCCTGCGGGACCGCGCATGGAGTCTACATGGTGAAGCAGCCCAAAATCGACTATGAACGGCTGCAGGCGATCCGGTCCCTCACCCCGGTTCATTTGGTTCTGCATGGGGGATCCGGGGTTCCGGCCGACATGATGGCGAAGGCGATCCGGCTGCCGGGCGGCGGCGTAAGCAAGGTGAACATTGCGACAGACTTGGAGCTTGCCTTTCTCGGTTCCCTTGGACGGGAGGAACGGATGACGAACGAAGAATGCCGGAACCTGCCGGCCGACCAGCTGGAGAAGGGCCGTGCCGCCGTCGAAGCGACGGTTCTGGACAAAATCACGAACTTTTTGGGAAGCAAGAACATGGCGGACCGCTTCGATTTCTAA
- a CDS encoding FGGY-family carbohydrate kinase, whose product MSLLGIDIGTTHCKAGVFREDGKAVRIASRPTRTRQDGLGRYFYDPGELWETAAACIREVLREGTQDVQSIGIASMAESGLLVDSRTGTAKTAFLPWFDSRSMDQAERIGKEADPYERFRITGLRSSYKNGLAKLLWLKEQDPDILNHAVWLSASDYAAFRLTGTMATDYSLAGRTFAFDINKREWDSSWICHFGLNPDLFPAALPAGSRLGCVHSGASAETGLPPGTPVAIAGHDHVCAALAVGAVREGDMYVSAGTAETLVGILPDSELSQREYDSGLSYGLHAVQGQRFWMGGISASGGSVEWLRGLLGDDGLSYQELMGLLESGRKEPTGILYFPYLSGSGAPWPDAGARAAFVGLTKAHGKADLLQAALEGTAYELEAIRRSAEKTGCPPFTRMTTVGGGTRNRRWMQIKADVTGCLMEVPAIEEATLLGASLTAAAGCGIYSDEREAAAAVKPEAFTRYKADPERHKQYLDLYEKGYLALQPALRQFYHTY is encoded by the coding sequence ATGAGCCTGCTCGGGATCGATATCGGAACCACCCACTGCAAAGCGGGGGTGTTCCGGGAGGACGGCAAGGCGGTTCGTATAGCCTCCCGGCCCACGCGTACCCGGCAGGATGGCCTCGGCCGTTATTTCTATGATCCCGGCGAATTATGGGAGACCGCAGCCGCCTGCATCCGTGAGGTGCTGAGGGAGGGAACCCAGGACGTTCAGTCCATCGGGATCGCTTCTATGGCGGAAAGCGGGCTTCTCGTCGATTCCCGGACCGGGACAGCCAAGACGGCGTTTCTTCCCTGGTTCGATTCCCGCTCCATGGATCAGGCGGAGCGGATCGGGAAGGAAGCCGACCCGTACGAGCGTTTCCGAATCACCGGCCTCCGCAGCAGCTACAAAAACGGCCTGGCTAAGCTGCTTTGGCTGAAGGAGCAGGATCCGGACATTCTGAATCATGCCGTCTGGCTCTCCGCCTCCGACTATGCCGCTTTCCGGCTGACGGGAACGATGGCGACGGATTATTCGCTCGCGGGCCGCACCTTCGCTTTCGATATCAACAAGCGGGAATGGGATTCCTCCTGGATTTGCCATTTCGGGCTGAATCCGGACCTCTTTCCAGCGGCGCTTCCTGCCGGAAGCCGGCTGGGATGCGTGCATTCCGGAGCATCGGCCGAAACGGGGCTCCCTCCTGGGACGCCTGTAGCGATAGCCGGCCACGATCACGTATGTGCGGCTCTCGCGGTCGGTGCGGTTCGGGAGGGCGACATGTATGTCTCCGCCGGTACGGCGGAAACGCTCGTCGGCATTCTTCCGGATTCGGAGCTTTCCCAGCGGGAATATGATTCGGGCCTCTCCTACGGCCTTCACGCGGTTCAGGGGCAGCGGTTCTGGATGGGCGGAATCTCGGCGTCCGGAGGCTCGGTCGAATGGCTAAGGGGGCTGCTGGGGGATGACGGCCTCTCTTACCAAGAGCTGATGGGTCTGCTGGAGAGCGGAAGGAAGGAGCCGACCGGCATTCTGTATTTCCCCTATTTGTCGGGAAGCGGCGCCCCCTGGCCGGACGCGGGTGCAAGAGCGGCGTTCGTGGGGCTGACGAAAGCCCACGGAAAGGCGGATCTGCTCCAAGCCGCGCTGGAAGGAACGGCTTATGAGCTGGAGGCCATCCGCCGGTCGGCCGAAAAGACCGGCTGCCCGCCCTTTACAAGGATGACAACCGTCGGAGGCGGAACCCGAAACCGGAGATGGATGCAGATCAAGGCCGATGTGACCGGCTGCCTCATGGAGGTTCCCGCTATCGAGGAGGCCACTCTGCTGGGAGCCTCGCTGACCGCCGCGGCGGGCTGCGGAATCTATTCCGATGAGAGGGAAGCGGCAGCGGCTGTGAAGCCGGAAGCCTTCACCCGTTACAAGGCGGATCCCGAAAGGCACAAGCAATATTTGGACTTATACGAAAAAGGGTATCTAGCCCTGCAACCGGCTCTTCGTCAGTTTTATCATACTTACTAA
- a CDS encoding aspartate/glutamate racemase family protein → MPKLAIIHTTPVTVDSLKTLAAEVIGDVQVINFVDDSILPELSANGGQVEDVAERWLHYARFAEQAGADVILSACSSVGELAARAAKSSKAPVLRIDEAMAEEAVSRGTRVGVAATLPTTLAPTTALIKAKGEEAGKPVVLVPVVAETAYRKLMEGDKEGHDEELAAVLAKLAADTDVVVLAQASMARVLSKLPEKDRSRFLSSPRSGMERVKQVLEKTVR, encoded by the coding sequence ATGCCCAAGCTCGCTATCATTCATACTACACCGGTAACGGTGGATTCCTTGAAGACCCTCGCGGCGGAGGTGATCGGCGACGTTCAGGTGATCAACTTCGTCGACGACTCCATCCTGCCGGAGCTCTCGGCTAATGGCGGCCAAGTCGAAGATGTAGCGGAACGCTGGCTGCATTACGCCCGATTTGCCGAACAAGCCGGAGCCGATGTCATTCTCAGCGCCTGCTCGTCCGTCGGAGAGCTTGCCGCCCGGGCGGCAAAGAGCTCGAAGGCTCCCGTCCTGAGGATCGACGAGGCCATGGCGGAGGAAGCGGTCAGCCGGGGAACCCGGGTAGGGGTGGCGGCTACCTTGCCGACGACGCTTGCCCCGACCACGGCTCTGATCAAGGCCAAAGGGGAGGAAGCCGGCAAGCCGGTCGTGCTCGTCCCCGTTGTGGCGGAAACGGCCTACCGCAAGCTTATGGAAGGGGACAAGGAAGGACATGACGAGGAGCTGGCCGCCGTCCTGGCTAAGCTGGCTGCCGATACGGACGTGGTCGTGCTGGCCCAGGCTTCCATGGCCCGCGTTCTATCGAAGCTGCCGGAGAAGGACCGGTCCCGGTTTCTCAGCAGTCCCCGCTCCGGAATGGAAAGAGTCAAACAGGTGTTGGAGAAGACGGTACGATGA